A part of Thermococcus sp. SY098 genomic DNA contains:
- a CDS encoding TatD family hydrolase — MIIFDNHFHVDPFKGLFLEAVKQFHRAGGTHLAVVYKTAHDYGFAGMKAEDFIKAMDFHIELVEKINKETPVRAFAVVGVHPAEFVYLAEKKGLEYAKDEVMKALEYAQKLCLEGKAIAIGEIGRPHFEVREEIWNASIELMKYGMALAKEADCAVQLHTESFTEEKFRELGKIVREVGIRPYRVVKHYSPPLVKIAEEVGVFPSILASKKAMMEAIMQGNRFFMETDYIDDKRRPGAVLGPKTVPKRTKTFLQQGIFTEEDVYKIHVENPEKVYGVEMEE; from the coding sequence ATGATAATATTCGACAATCATTTTCACGTTGATCCCTTTAAGGGGCTCTTTCTTGAGGCAGTAAAGCAGTTCCACAGAGCAGGTGGGACGCATCTTGCTGTTGTGTATAAAACAGCTCACGATTACGGCTTTGCTGGAATGAAAGCAGAGGACTTCATAAAGGCTATGGACTTTCACATAGAGCTCGTTGAAAAAATAAACAAGGAGACTCCGGTGAGGGCTTTTGCAGTTGTTGGTGTTCATCCAGCTGAGTTCGTGTATTTGGCCGAAAAGAAGGGCTTAGAATATGCTAAGGATGAGGTCATGAAAGCTTTAGAGTATGCTCAAAAGCTGTGCCTTGAGGGTAAAGCAATAGCCATCGGAGAAATTGGCAGACCTCATTTTGAGGTTAGAGAGGAGATTTGGAATGCAAGCATTGAGCTGATGAAGTATGGAATGGCTCTGGCTAAAGAAGCTGATTGTGCTGTTCAACTGCATACAGAGAGTTTCACAGAAGAGAAGTTCAGGGAGCTTGGAAAAATAGTTAGGGAGGTTGGAATAAGGCCGTATAGAGTTGTCAAGCACTATTCCCCACCGCTCGTGAAAATTGCAGAAGAAGTTGGGGTTTTCCCGTCAATTTTGGCGAGCAAAAAAGCTATGATGGAGGCTATAATGCAGGGGAACAGGTTTTTCATGGAGACCGATTACATCGATGATAAAAGAAGGCCTGGAGCAGTGTTAGGGCCAAAAACCGTGCCAAAGAGAACGAAAACTTTCCTCCAGCAGGGAATTTTCACTGAAGAAGATGTTTACAAAATCCATGTTGAGAATCCAGAAAAGGTTTACGGGGTGGAGATGGAGGAGTAG
- the rtcA gene encoding RNA 3'-terminal phosphate cyclase: MKVIDGSYGEGGGQILRTAVALSAITGEPIKIINIRANRPNPGLRPQHLHGILALKELCNAEVKGAEVGSKVLEFYPGKIQSKHIKVPIKTAGSITLVLQALLPAMAFADREVTFEITGGTDVPWSPPVDYLKNITLFALEKIGLRAEIEIRRRGHYPKGGGIVVGKVEPWEEKRELRATRFTKIESFEGISHAVKLPSHVAVRQAKAAKQVVERAYPNIPINIIEEYYERDKDPHLGPGSGIVVWANTDILRLGGDALGKRGKPAEMVGEEAARELLDQLKPRHAVDKFLGDQLIPFLAFAGGEIWVSEITKHLVTNVWVVEQFFGKVFEVEGEVGKPGRVRVVKSVAT; this comes from the coding sequence ATGAAGGTTATTGATGGTAGTTATGGAGAGGGCGGAGGTCAAATTCTAAGGACTGCTGTCGCTCTCTCCGCTATTACAGGCGAGCCGATTAAAATAATCAATATAAGAGCCAACAGACCCAATCCTGGCTTAAGACCCCAGCATCTGCATGGAATTTTAGCATTAAAAGAACTCTGCAACGCTGAGGTCAAGGGGGCTGAAGTGGGTTCAAAAGTTTTGGAGTTCTATCCAGGTAAAATCCAATCAAAACACATTAAGGTTCCAATAAAAACCGCTGGAAGCATAACACTCGTTCTACAAGCCCTATTACCTGCAATGGCGTTTGCTGACAGGGAAGTAACCTTTGAAATAACTGGAGGAACAGATGTTCCCTGGTCACCACCGGTTGATTATCTCAAAAACATTACCCTCTTTGCTCTTGAAAAGATAGGACTTAGAGCGGAGATTGAAATAAGGAGGAGAGGGCATTATCCTAAAGGTGGAGGAATTGTTGTCGGGAAAGTTGAACCCTGGGAAGAGAAAAGAGAGCTCAGGGCTACAAGATTTACAAAAATTGAGAGCTTTGAAGGGATAAGTCACGCAGTAAAGCTGCCATCCCACGTTGCAGTGAGACAGGCAAAGGCAGCAAAGCAGGTGGTTGAGAGGGCTTATCCCAATATACCTATTAATATTATAGAGGAGTATTACGAGCGAGACAAAGACCCCCACTTAGGTCCGGGAAGCGGAATTGTTGTATGGGCAAACACCGATATCTTACGCTTAGGCGGTGATGCACTTGGAAAGAGGGGCAAGCCTGCCGAAATGGTCGGAGAAGAAGCGGCAAGAGAGCTTTTAGACCAGCTCAAGCCGAGGCATGCAGTGGATAAGTTCCTTGGAGACCAGCTCATCCCGTTCTTGGCTTTTGCCGGTGGTGAGATATGGGTGAGCGAGATCACAAAGCATTTAGTGACGAATGTTTGGGTCGTTGAGCAGTTCTTTGGAAAAGTGTTTGAGGTTGAAGGAGAAGTAGGAAAGCCAGGAAGGGTTAGGGTTGTGAAGAGTGTAGCAACTTAA
- a CDS encoding metallophosphoesterase: protein MLIGIMSDTHDNLSAIAKAVELFNREGVDLVIHAGDYVAPFVRKELLKLKAPLKGVFGNNDGEKKGLNKALGISEDILEVEADGMKIIVLHGTNEKVVDAFAKSQLYDVIIRGHTHRYEIRETGRSILVNPGEVCGYVTGIKSVAFLDTKKREVKIINLDTEEPLGFMSL from the coding sequence ATGTTAATTGGAATAATGAGCGATACTCATGACAATCTATCTGCTATAGCAAAAGCCGTTGAGCTTTTTAACAGAGAAGGAGTTGATCTTGTAATCCATGCAGGAGATTATGTTGCCCCGTTCGTCAGAAAAGAGCTCCTAAAGCTAAAAGCACCATTAAAAGGGGTTTTCGGAAATAATGACGGAGAGAAAAAGGGTCTAAATAAAGCACTTGGAATCTCGGAAGACATACTTGAAGTTGAAGCAGACGGTATGAAAATAATTGTTCTCCATGGGACAAATGAAAAGGTAGTTGATGCCTTTGCAAAGAGTCAGCTGTACGATGTTATTATTCGGGGCCACACTCACAGATATGAGATTAGAGAAACGGGGAGAAGCATACTTGTGAATCCTGGAGAAGTGTGTGGATATGTTACGGGAATTAAAAGCGTCGCATTTCTTGACACAAAGAAAAGAGAAGTAAAGATAATTAACCTCGACACAGAAGAGCCCCTTGGATTTATGAGCCTTTAG
- a CDS encoding LAGLIDADG family homing endonuclease, producing MDKEEMISRFVNFLREYSDDKGSKIYLNKISDILTVTPKRSVSINWEHLNGFDPELAQKLLENPEETLLAAEDALQIILQEEFFKKEPLKIHARFYNLPKTLLVKELGSEHINKLIQVEGIITRMSEVKPYVAKAVFVCKDCGNEMIRLQKPFASLVKPNKCDQCGSKNLELDVDKSNFINLQTFRLQDRPESLKGGQMPRFVDAILLDDLVDTALPGDRVVITGILRIILEQREKRPIFKKILEVNHIEQISKEIEELEITPEDEQKIRELAKRKDIVDAVVDSIAPAIYGYREVKKGIALALFGGVTRQLPDGTKLRGESHVLLVGDPGVAKSQILRYVANLAPRAIYTSGKSSSAAGLCVAPDSVIITENGGFEIEALTENWLSEIGSIEYDKGINYAPFFGETVSMEGSRISQNLLRKVWKLKAPKNLVKIRTMTGKEILLTPETKLMTLKDGIITWKEAKDISSSDYVATVRKLEVKEKPLLTLELLEDLDNLVLYGIKGKVKELIEDACKNLGITKRELAGVLGVSEDSLYYYWVKPNTRGNIRMKHLRRLIELAEASLEEIEPEYVSLQAGTKLKIPKYVDEKLAYFAGLIAGDGDVSRAGWGVSIRFSNSNEFMREKFKKLAENLFGVEVKEIRHKNRVPAVRFHSKIIAHILNKLGIPMSPKSSTLDIGHQLMVAPKNVLAAFIRGLFDCDGTVVIRKGGSSYIELDTTSERLARKLQLALLRFGIVAHLRKRKRAGMFSKINGKDVVSRHDRWELKIYGENIVKFAAYIGFEHPEKAKKLELLLEKLKQSRSNTNVDVIPGVGGLIKEIRTFYGLSINEVYGSHFGSTVERGKPISRKSLQRVVERLRKNANILNVPIELPTEIRIGIGNLIKPEELGMNYGQFYELFMRKRSKKLPYGLLVEVARFIEGRDKETYNELVWILSEITEIEEEIKSKLHVLEELAYSDILWEKVREVKTIRSPYDYVYDLTVEGSHSFIASGFVVHNTAAAVRDEFTGSWVLEAGVLVLADGGIACLHPDTRVLVNGRYRRIEELFDLSKAYKARSGNEIVDIQKEENSIVSLNLDSMRIRETKATIIRRKPWKGELIRIKLRSGNEITLTPDHLLIDGRTLEWKEAEKFGVGDLIVAPLKLPSVREKVYILDILPDEWKVKLTDDEKAELKREVLKRFKSLAEFNRYYGISKDFLSGKGAITVEKFKEILKDFRIYEKWKKKPLTVGPHSRRERLKVAYITPELAYFLGFLYGDGWIKRNGSKVQVRIVQSKVHKRQIEAIRSAFHAFYNEDLREYERVTESKVAGNKISSKTITFHISSPLIAYIYEYLTKNALENVFVLDDEAAKAFIAGALDSDGCVSIKKSTKGKVIHVEFLLSNDIESDRAFALLLRRFDVYARVIPDKGVNRIRITGREDVKNLLNAVRKYSVKVKEIPDMKHLVSSRSDKLPAEPVKQIARKIVERVPSTILQKKGLWSTLYAYMKGSYLPSRAQLRKILERLNDFLDEETKFKLNILITRDYFLDEIVSVEYIPYDGYVYDLYVPDLHNFVAGGIVVHNCIDEFDKMSDRDRSAIHEALEQQSYHKDFELLLADGRKVKIGEFVDELIERNRDKVIVGKDTEILPIDDVYLLAYDLEKKEIVKVKADRVSRHKAPEKFIKLRFSNGREIIVTPEHPVMVWDNGRIVEKRADEIVPGNLAVGVKSYPVFGKLGGGRELALSLFTQSYRFKRSARLHEKVFKLKREELEEFLRTIWEIRGSIINGKPCIRFPNRGFAEDIQDVLLMLGISSSIYESPTTITLIVHEKESVERLMRITGKAFRVQRSSEIIPGDLARRFLEVSKLLRVWISHKDRVKLYRVYVPRDVILKYYNDAKAELERLKQVIEKQNYEPLLRIISTYRIYSKYGISPLSLKNLLRKGDKRALEIVLSEAKKVVEHAENILVQIGKILNSNIKFIKVIKVEEVENRDSEWVYDVTVEPYNLFVSHGLILHNTISISKAGITATLNARTTVIAAANPKHGRFNKMKPLPEQLDLPPTLLSRFDLIFVLIDEPNEKLDAEIASHILKVRKGEAEAITPKIPYDLLKKYIAYARKNIHPVLSREAMDEILHYYVKMRKGLKRTTESEGVKPIPITARQLEALIRLAEAHARMRLSEIVTREDAREAIKLVEYTLRQIAVDEEGVMDISILEVGKSARKINKVDRLLEIIEALQDQSEYGAPIDDIIKEAMRAGIDKKEVRKLIEELKANSRIYEPRNGYYKVL from the coding sequence ATGGACAAAGAAGAGATGATCAGCCGTTTTGTAAATTTTCTTAGAGAGTACTCTGACGATAAGGGCAGTAAGATTTATCTTAACAAGATTAGTGATATCCTAACTGTCACTCCAAAGCGTTCAGTTTCGATAAACTGGGAGCATTTGAACGGATTTGATCCTGAGTTAGCTCAGAAGCTTTTGGAGAATCCGGAGGAGACTTTACTGGCAGCTGAAGATGCGCTCCAGATAATCCTTCAAGAAGAGTTCTTCAAAAAAGAACCTCTAAAAATCCATGCACGCTTTTACAATCTGCCAAAAACCCTTCTGGTTAAGGAGCTTGGCAGTGAGCATATAAACAAGCTCATCCAAGTTGAGGGCATTATAACAAGAATGAGTGAAGTCAAGCCATATGTTGCTAAGGCAGTTTTTGTGTGTAAAGACTGTGGAAATGAGATGATCCGTCTCCAAAAACCTTTTGCCTCATTAGTTAAACCGAATAAGTGTGACCAGTGTGGAAGCAAAAACCTTGAGCTCGACGTAGATAAGAGCAACTTCATCAATCTACAGACGTTCAGACTGCAGGACAGACCAGAAAGTCTGAAAGGTGGGCAGATGCCTCGTTTTGTCGATGCAATCCTCTTGGATGATTTAGTTGACACTGCCTTACCGGGTGATAGAGTTGTAATAACCGGCATTTTGAGGATTATCTTGGAGCAGAGGGAGAAAAGACCAATATTCAAGAAGATACTCGAGGTCAACCACATAGAACAGATAAGCAAGGAAATTGAAGAGCTTGAGATAACCCCAGAGGATGAGCAGAAGATTAGGGAGTTAGCTAAGAGAAAGGACATAGTTGACGCAGTTGTAGATTCAATAGCTCCGGCCATTTACGGCTACCGCGAGGTTAAAAAGGGAATAGCATTAGCTCTGTTTGGTGGCGTTACAAGGCAATTACCAGATGGGACTAAGCTGAGAGGAGAGAGCCACGTTCTGCTCGTTGGTGATCCTGGGGTTGCTAAATCTCAGATCCTACGATATGTAGCTAATTTAGCCCCGAGAGCGATTTATACGAGTGGTAAGTCAAGTTCGGCAGCCGGTCTGTGTGTTGCTCCGGACTCGGTTATTATAACAGAAAACGGTGGATTTGAAATAGAAGCTCTTACTGAAAATTGGCTGTCCGAAATTGGTTCGATTGAATATGACAAGGGCATAAACTACGCTCCATTCTTCGGGGAGACTGTTTCAATGGAGGGAAGTAGGATATCCCAAAATCTGCTCAGAAAAGTGTGGAAGCTCAAGGCTCCCAAGAACCTTGTAAAAATCAGAACAATGACCGGAAAAGAGATCCTCCTAACGCCTGAAACAAAGCTCATGACGCTGAAAGATGGAATCATAACATGGAAGGAAGCAAAGGACATTTCCTCCAGTGATTATGTTGCTACCGTCAGGAAGCTGGAAGTGAAGGAGAAACCATTGCTGACCCTTGAACTCCTTGAAGATCTCGATAATCTTGTGCTTTACGGCATAAAGGGTAAGGTAAAAGAGCTTATAGAGGATGCATGTAAAAATCTTGGAATAACAAAGAGAGAGCTTGCAGGTGTGCTTGGTGTAAGTGAAGACTCACTTTATTATTACTGGGTAAAACCCAACACCCGAGGTAACATTCGGATGAAGCACCTTCGTCGGCTGATTGAATTGGCTGAGGCAAGTTTGGAAGAGATAGAACCAGAATATGTGTCTCTGCAGGCTGGAACTAAGCTTAAAATTCCGAAGTATGTTGATGAAAAGCTTGCATACTTTGCGGGTCTTATAGCTGGAGATGGAGACGTCTCAAGGGCAGGCTGGGGAGTCTCGATAAGGTTTTCGAACAGTAATGAGTTCATGCGGGAGAAGTTCAAAAAACTTGCGGAGAATCTGTTTGGTGTTGAGGTAAAAGAAATCAGACATAAAAACCGTGTACCAGCTGTTAGGTTTCACTCAAAGATTATTGCGCACATACTCAATAAGCTCGGTATTCCAATGTCTCCAAAATCTTCAACGCTTGACATAGGGCATCAGCTTATGGTGGCTCCGAAGAATGTTCTTGCAGCATTCATACGCGGTCTGTTCGACTGTGATGGAACAGTTGTCATCCGCAAAGGTGGTTCGTCATACATTGAGCTTGATACTACAAGTGAGAGACTTGCGAGAAAATTGCAGCTTGCTCTTCTCCGCTTTGGAATAGTCGCACATTTAAGGAAGCGCAAAAGAGCTGGGATGTTCTCAAAGATAAATGGAAAAGATGTTGTTTCAAGGCACGACCGCTGGGAGCTGAAGATTTACGGAGAAAATATCGTCAAGTTTGCAGCATACATAGGCTTTGAACATCCAGAGAAAGCTAAGAAGCTTGAACTCCTCCTTGAAAAGCTTAAACAGTCGAGAAGTAACACAAACGTTGATGTCATTCCCGGAGTCGGAGGGTTGATAAAAGAAATTAGAACCTTCTATGGACTCAGTATAAATGAAGTTTACGGTTCTCACTTTGGAAGTACGGTTGAAAGAGGAAAACCGATCTCGAGAAAGTCACTCCAGCGGGTTGTTGAGAGACTCAGGAAAAATGCGAACATCTTAAATGTCCCCATTGAACTACCAACAGAGATAAGGATTGGAATTGGAAACTTAATCAAGCCAGAAGAGCTTGGTATGAACTATGGTCAATTCTATGAGCTGTTTATGAGAAAGAGAAGTAAGAAGCTCCCCTATGGTCTATTAGTGGAAGTTGCAAGGTTCATTGAAGGAAGAGATAAAGAGACTTATAATGAACTTGTGTGGATTCTTAGTGAAATTACCGAGATAGAAGAAGAAATCAAGAGCAAACTTCATGTTCTTGAGGAACTTGCTTACTCTGACATCTTATGGGAGAAAGTGAGAGAAGTAAAAACAATCAGAAGTCCATACGACTATGTCTATGACCTCACTGTTGAGGGATCTCACAGCTTCATTGCCAGCGGTTTCGTAGTCCATAATACTGCAGCAGCTGTGAGAGACGAGTTCACAGGATCTTGGGTTCTTGAAGCGGGTGTTTTAGTTTTGGCAGACGGTGGGATTGCCTGCCTGCATCCGGATACAAGGGTTCTTGTCAATGGGAGATACAGACGCATAGAAGAGCTCTTTGACCTTAGTAAGGCTTACAAGGCTCGCTCTGGAAACGAAATTGTGGACATACAGAAAGAGGAAAATAGCATTGTATCTCTCAATCTTGACAGCATGAGGATTCGGGAAACCAAAGCAACCATAATTCGCCGGAAACCATGGAAAGGTGAGCTTATTAGAATAAAGCTCCGTTCTGGCAATGAGATAACATTAACTCCGGATCATTTGCTTATAGATGGAAGAACTCTTGAATGGAAAGAGGCAGAGAAGTTCGGGGTGGGGGATTTAATAGTGGCACCGTTAAAACTGCCCAGTGTTAGGGAAAAAGTTTACATTCTTGACATACTGCCTGATGAGTGGAAGGTCAAGCTTACAGACGACGAAAAGGCGGAGCTAAAGAGGGAAGTTCTGAAGAGATTCAAGAGTCTTGCAGAGTTCAACAGATATTATGGGATTTCGAAGGATTTTCTCTCAGGAAAAGGTGCCATAACAGTTGAAAAGTTTAAAGAGATTCTTAAAGATTTTAGAATATATGAAAAGTGGAAGAAAAAGCCACTAACGGTTGGCCCGCACTCAAGGCGCGAGAGACTCAAGGTGGCTTATATCACACCAGAGCTCGCCTACTTCCTTGGCTTCCTTTATGGAGATGGATGGATTAAACGAAACGGTTCAAAGGTGCAAGTAAGGATAGTGCAGTCAAAAGTTCATAAGAGACAAATTGAAGCTATAAGGAGTGCCTTCCATGCGTTTTACAATGAAGACCTTAGAGAGTACGAACGCGTAACGGAGAGTAAAGTGGCTGGAAATAAAATTTCAAGCAAAACGATAACGTTTCACATTAGCTCACCTCTTATCGCATACATCTATGAATATTTAACCAAGAATGCCCTTGAAAACGTATTTGTTCTTGATGATGAAGCAGCGAAAGCCTTCATAGCAGGTGCCCTTGATTCAGATGGATGCGTCTCAATTAAAAAGAGCACAAAGGGTAAGGTAATCCATGTTGAGTTCCTTCTTTCAAACGATATTGAAAGCGATAGGGCCTTTGCACTTTTGCTTAGGAGGTTTGACGTCTATGCTCGAGTAATCCCGGATAAGGGCGTAAACAGAATTCGCATAACAGGAAGGGAAGATGTTAAAAACCTTCTTAATGCAGTGCGAAAGTACAGCGTCAAGGTTAAGGAAATTCCGGACATGAAGCACCTTGTATCTTCAAGGAGTGATAAGCTCCCGGCTGAGCCAGTGAAACAGATAGCAAGGAAAATAGTTGAGAGAGTTCCATCTACTATTCTCCAAAAGAAGGGTCTGTGGAGCACCCTTTACGCCTACATGAAAGGAAGCTACCTCCCAAGTAGGGCACAGCTCAGAAAGATTCTTGAAAGACTTAACGATTTTCTTGACGAAGAAACGAAGTTCAAACTTAACATTCTGATAACAAGAGATTACTTCCTTGATGAGATTGTTTCGGTTGAGTACATTCCTTATGATGGCTATGTATATGATTTATATGTCCCGGATTTGCATAATTTTGTTGCAGGGGGGATAGTCGTGCACAACTGCATAGATGAATTCGACAAGATGAGTGACAGAGATAGGAGTGCCATACACGAGGCACTTGAGCAGCAGAGCTATCATAAGGATTTTGAGTTACTTCTTGCTGACGGTAGGAAGGTGAAGATTGGTGAATTTGTGGATGAGCTCATTGAGAGAAATCGCGATAAAGTTATTGTTGGAAAAGACACAGAAATACTGCCCATTGATGATGTTTATCTTCTTGCCTATGATCTTGAGAAAAAGGAAATAGTTAAGGTCAAAGCAGATAGAGTAAGCAGACATAAAGCTCCAGAGAAGTTCATAAAGCTCCGCTTTTCCAACGGGAGAGAGATAATCGTAACACCAGAACATCCGGTGATGGTGTGGGATAATGGACGAATCGTCGAAAAAAGGGCAGATGAGATAGTCCCAGGGAATTTGGCTGTTGGAGTTAAGTCCTACCCAGTCTTTGGGAAGCTGGGAGGAGGGAGAGAGTTAGCGCTGTCTTTGTTTACCCAAAGCTATAGGTTTAAGAGGAGTGCAAGATTACATGAGAAAGTCTTTAAACTAAAAAGAGAAGAGCTTGAAGAATTTTTGAGAACAATATGGGAAATCCGTGGAAGTATAATTAATGGAAAGCCGTGCATAAGGTTTCCCAACAGAGGATTCGCTGAGGATATACAGGATGTCCTCCTAATGCTTGGCATAAGCTCTTCCATATATGAGAGCCCAACCACCATAACACTGATCGTTCATGAAAAAGAAAGTGTGGAAAGGCTTATGAGGATAACCGGAAAGGCATTTAGAGTACAAAGGTCAAGTGAAATCATCCCGGGGGACTTAGCGAGAAGGTTCTTAGAAGTTTCAAAGCTTCTGCGTGTGTGGATTTCTCACAAAGATAGGGTTAAATTGTACAGAGTCTACGTTCCAAGGGATGTCATACTTAAGTATTATAATGATGCAAAAGCTGAACTTGAAAGATTGAAACAGGTTATAGAAAAGCAAAACTATGAACCTCTTCTCAGGATAATATCAACGTACAGGATATACTCCAAGTATGGCATATCCCCTCTGTCTTTGAAGAATCTTCTGAGAAAGGGTGATAAGAGGGCACTTGAAATTGTTTTAAGTGAGGCTAAGAAAGTTGTAGAGCATGCTGAGAATATCCTTGTTCAAATCGGGAAAATATTGAACTCAAATATCAAATTCATTAAAGTAATCAAAGTTGAGGAAGTTGAAAACAGGGATTCGGAATGGGTCTATGATGTTACCGTTGAGCCGTATAATCTCTTTGTTTCTCACGGACTGATACTGCACAATACGATCAGCATTTCAAAAGCTGGAATTACGGCAACTTTAAACGCAAGAACAACAGTCATTGCAGCTGCAAATCCAAAACACGGAAGGTTCAACAAGATGAAGCCTCTTCCAGAGCAGCTTGATCTGCCACCAACCCTGCTCAGCAGATTTGATCTCATATTTGTCCTCATAGATGAGCCAAACGAAAAACTTGATGCCGAAATTGCTTCACACATCTTAAAGGTCAGAAAAGGGGAGGCAGAGGCTATAACGCCGAAGATTCCATACGATCTGCTCAAAAAGTACATAGCCTACGCAAGAAAGAACATTCACCCCGTTCTCAGCAGGGAAGCGATGGATGAAATCCTTCACTACTATGTCAAAATGAGAAAAGGTCTAAAAAGGACCACGGAGAGTGAAGGTGTTAAACCTATCCCAATCACTGCGAGGCAGCTTGAAGCATTGATAAGATTAGCTGAGGCACACGCCAGAATGCGCTTAAGCGAGATAGTTACAAGAGAAGATGCAAGGGAAGCAATAAAGCTGGTGGAATACACTTTAAGACAGATAGCCGTTGATGAAGAAGGGGTAATGGATATTTCGATCCTTGAGGTAGGGAAGTCTGCAAGAAAGATAAATAAGGTTGATAGGCTGTTGGAGATAATTGAGGCACTCCAAGATCAATCAGAATACGGAGCCCCAATAGATGATATAATTAAGGAAGCCATGAGGGCAGGAATTGACAAGAAAGAAGTTAGAAAGCTTATTGAAGAGCTCAAGGCAAATTCAAGAATTTATGAGCCGAGGAATGGATATTATAAAGTGCTGTGA
- a CDS encoding translation initiation factor IF-2 subunit beta, producing MGEKGIEKVEYDYYDYEKLLEKAYDELPENVKHHTSRFEVPVAIVTIEGNKTIIENFKDIAEAMNRDPNHLLKFILREVATAGTLEGRRVILQGRFTPYLIANKMKKYLKEYVICPVCGSPDTKITKKGRFHYLKCEACGAETPIAHL from the coding sequence ATGGGCGAGAAAGGAATCGAAAAAGTTGAATATGACTATTACGATTATGAAAAGCTATTGGAGAAAGCCTACGATGAGTTGCCGGAGAACGTTAAGCACCACACATCAAGATTTGAGGTTCCAGTTGCCATAGTTACAATTGAGGGCAACAAAACAATTATAGAGAACTTTAAGGATATAGCTGAAGCTATGAATAGAGATCCAAATCACCTGCTTAAGTTCATTCTGAGAGAAGTGGCTACCGCAGGAACCCTTGAAGGAAGAAGAGTCATCCTCCAGGGTAGATTTACACCATATCTCATAGCAAACAAGATGAAAAAGTATCTCAAGGAGTACGTTATCTGTCCAGTGTGTGGTTCACCAGATACAAAGATCACCAAGAAGGGCAGGTTCCATTATCTCAAGTGTGAAGCATGTGGTGCAGAAACACCAATTGCCCACCTGTGA